From the Mycobacterium noviomagense genome, the window AGTCGACAGTTTCCCCGGCGTAGATCTTCGTCCGGATCGGCAGTGGCTTGAGCTTCATCCCGCCTGCTTGAGTCGCTTGGGCTTTCGCGGGCGTGGCGGCGCTGCGGCGTGGTGCTCGTCCGCCGCCCGGTCGGTCTTGATCGAGTCGAGCAGTGTGCGGTCGATCTTCTCGGACCCTTCCTGGATCGCGGCAATAGCGGCGTCGCTGAGTAGTGCGCGCAGAGAGCCGATACTGCCGCCGGTGCGGTCGTAGAGGTAGGTGGCGTGCTGCTCCAGTGAGCCCTCGCGATGCTTGGCCAACGGTAGGAGGCTCTCCAGGCCGAGTACTAACTCCACCCAATCGTCACGATGGGCCTGGGTGCCATAGCAGTATGGTGACATCTCATGAACGATCATGCGGGCCTTGATTTGACGGCCCATGTGCCCCGCGAAGAGATCGCTCGTGAGCAGGTCGATGCCCGCATAGATGAAAGTCGCATCCAATCTCTCGCCGAAGACCTTGAGGGCTGAGGCGGCTTCGGCACCGATGCTGCTGTTGGTCTTCAGGTTGTGCACTTCATCGACGATCACCAGTGTTGTTCCGAGGTCGCGGAGCACCGCGACGACTTGTTCGGTGATGTCCTGGGCGGTGTTCTTGCTGCGCATAACCAGACCGAGCCAGTTGGCGAAGGCCAGCATCATCATCTTGGGTGTGGTTCCGGGTGGAACGACCGCATACACGACTGGTGCGTAGTTGGCGTCATTGCGGCCTGTTTTGGTTCGCATGAATTTCTCGTGGCGCTTGCCGATCAGAAGCGCGGCGGTGCTCTTTCCCAGTCCTGCAGCGCCGCTCAGCGCAAGGCCTCGCCTAGCGGTGGCGGTTTGTGCGGCGTTGCGTGCCAAAATTATTCGCGTTTGCCGCTCCAGGGCCTTGGTGTCCGCGGTTTCCAGTACGACGTCGGCGGCCAGCCATGCGATTCGCTGTTGGTCATAGTCCAATTTGGCATCGGGGGAGAGGGAGGCGAGTTCTTCGGGGATGAGCAGGTCAGGTGTCGTCGGCCGGTGGCCAACGAATTCGCGCCAGGCGCTCAACGAGTCAGGTACAGCCATCGGTTACTCCTCGTCGATTCGTCGCGCGGCCTTGATCTGGCGTGATGGTTTGATCGGTGCCGCGGTTTCTATGGGTCCGCATTCGGCGGATGGGGTCGGGTCAGGTTCGGGGACGACGGGGATCGTGCTCGCGTTGCGCCGGGCGGCGGTGCGCTCGCGGGTGGATACCGCTCCGCCGGTCTGGATGCGGTTGATTTCGGCCAGAACGTCGACGCCTGCCCCGCCACTTCCGCGTTTGGCAGCAGCGCTTCTGGCGGCGTTGAGCACATCAAGGGAGAATGGTGCGAGGGCCTGTTTGGCCATCGTCCATTCGGCGTGGATCCACCGGCCTCGTTTATGGTCGCGGATGAAGATCTCGTTCATTCGGTAGGGGTCGAATCGGATCTCCCAACGACCTCGGGCGGGTTCGGGGAGTCCGCTGCTAACGCCCCGGTATTCGTGCAGGCCGGACGAATCGTAGTGCAGGCCAGCGAAATTGACTCCGTATGGCTGGATCGACCTCCAGTCGATGGGCAGCAGCCCTATGTAGTCGTCGGTTGTGAGCGCGACGTTCACCGCGGGGGCGATTCCTGACAGCGCTGCGTAGGCCTCGTTGGGTGTCAATTCCTTGCGGGGCATGGCAGGGTGGCGCAGTCCGCTGTGTGGGCGGTTTTGCCAGACGCTCACGATCCACAGGTCGAGGAGGTTCTGTACCTCGGCCAGCGTCCACTGCGCGTCGACGCCGGGATCGGTCCCGCGACGGACGACGTTTGGTCCAACGTAGCCCGCGAGATACTGGGTGAAGCCGCTGTTGATAGCAGCGAAGGCTCGCTCGATGTGCGGTTTGTCGGTCGGAGTTCGGGGAGCCGCTTTGATGATACTGATCTGAAGTCGTTCGCATGCGCTCAGAAATGTTGAGCCGACAAACACCTTGCCGCGATCGATCGTGATGCTGTCAGGAACGATGACGGGTTTCGCCGCGATTCTTGCCTTCACCGCGTCGTCTCCATCGATCATTCCCTGGGGGAGAATGCTTCTGGAAAAGGCAAGGGAGGCAGCCCAGCCGGGCTGCATCGGTATTGGGGTCAAGGCTCGTGCGAGCAGCACGGCGGCATCGACTGCCTTG encodes:
- a CDS encoding Mu transposase C-terminal domain-containing protein — protein: MRSVRLFDFIEYDGGSWQVMAQDGTTIALKSLATNRIRKIPLPDLLGDESYLPDNPDRLPSLDNVAVIETLDAETRTRVEFLHRHVVEVLTGVPPNDGTTIVKPRPEYDPTNRLADRIEAKLNELRQAGTPIGERSLKRYLSAYRRNGLAGLIDRRRTRQRTVAGRTDQRIIALLETAIAGQTDLSTGTRDRVINQVRIEATKQEIPLPSRATMYRALSALERNRHPFGNATTRRTQANRPARSWGRQAPSRPGELVEIDSTPLDLMVVNPDGSTGRVDLTMALDIATRTALAAILRPVATKAVDAAVLLARALTPIPMQPGWAASLAFSRSILPQGMIDGDDAVKARIAAKPVIVPDSITIDRGKVFVGSTFLSACERLQISIIKAAPRTPTDKPHIERAFAAINSGFTQYLAGYVGPNVVRRGTDPGVDAQWTLAEVQNLLDLWIVSVWQNRPHSGLRHPAMPRKELTPNEAYAALSGIAPAVNVALTTDDYIGLLPIDWRSIQPYGVNFAGLHYDSSGLHEYRGVSSGLPEPARGRWEIRFDPYRMNEIFIRDHKRGRWIHAEWTMAKQALAPFSLDVLNAARSAAAKRGSGGAGVDVLAEINRIQTGGAVSTRERTAARRNASTIPVVPEPDPTPSAECGPIETAAPIKPSRQIKAARRIDEE
- a CDS encoding TniB family NTP-binding protein; translation: MAVPDSLSAWREFVGHRPTTPDLLIPEELASLSPDAKLDYDQQRIAWLAADVVLETADTKALERQTRIILARNAAQTATARRGLALSGAAGLGKSTAALLIGKRHEKFMRTKTGRNDANYAPVVYAVVPPGTTPKMMMLAFANWLGLVMRSKNTAQDITEQVVAVLRDLGTTLVIVDEVHNLKTNSSIGAEAASALKVFGERLDATFIYAGIDLLTSDLFAGHMGRQIKARMIVHEMSPYCYGTQAHRDDWVELVLGLESLLPLAKHREGSLEQHATYLYDRTGGSIGSLRALLSDAAIAAIQEGSEKIDRTLLDSIKTDRAADEHHAAAPPRPRKPKRLKQAG